A section of the Chryseobacterium ginsenosidimutans genome encodes:
- a CDS encoding Lrp/AsnC ligand binding domain-containing protein, translating into MKNSSDTNYQLDSIDKEIIYMLMDNAKSSLTRISKNVGISTTAVHQRIKKLEQAGVIENSISFLNPKKIGYKVISYIGVFLDQPSHYPNMVKSLKDVNEVVEAHYTTGNYTIFLKVLCKDNDHLMQILSKLQKLKGVTRTETFISLEQGIYRQLKV; encoded by the coding sequence ATGAAAAATTCAAGCGACACAAATTATCAACTAGATTCGATTGACAAGGAAATTATTTATATGTTGATGGATAATGCCAAGTCGTCATTAACACGTATTTCGAAAAATGTCGGCATATCGACAACAGCAGTTCACCAAAGAATTAAAAAGCTTGAACAGGCAGGGGTAATTGAAAATTCAATTTCCTTTCTTAACCCTAAAAAGATAGGATATAAAGTCATTTCTTATATTGGTGTATTTTTGGATCAGCCAAGTCATTATCCCAACATGGTAAAATCTTTAAAAGACGTTAATGAAGTAGTGGAAGCTCATTATACGACAGGGAATTATACAATTTTTTTAAAAGTGCTTTGTAAAGATAATGACCATCTCATGCAGATTCTCAGCAAACTTCAGAAGTTAAAAGGAGTGACAAGAACGGAAACTTTCATATCTTTGGAACAAGGTATTTACAGACAATTGAAAGTATAA
- a CDS encoding NAD(P)/FAD-dependent oxidoreductase: METREKIIIIGGGFAGLQLAKTLNNRNKKVIVLDRVNHHMFQPLFYQVACGRIEPSNISFPFRKIFQRSRNTQFRLTEVKEIDTVNNKVITDEAEFTYDKLVIATGCKTNFFGNKDLAGRAFGMKNTQEAISIRNHVLMTFEKLIIEKSRSDDGNWNIVIVGSGPTGVELAGAFSEMKKEILPRDYPYMNFDHLQIILISSTEKPLAVMSPEAQQKSEEYLKDLGVNFLSQEYVTDYDGDKVYMKSGKTIPSNNVIWAAGVTGNVVDGFPEEKLLKNRYITDRYNKIKGYDNIFAIGDIAYMETPKYPQGHPQVANVAINQAKNLGKNLLKKSANDWTEFEYDDKGSLATIGKHRAVVDLPFIKFQGFLAWYFWMFLHLMLILSVRNKLAVFFNWMWSYFNKDSSLRLIILPNKKNGTLQ; encoded by the coding sequence ATGGAAACACGTGAAAAGATTATCATTATTGGAGGAGGTTTTGCGGGGCTGCAACTTGCAAAAACACTAAATAACAGGAACAAAAAAGTAATTGTTTTAGATAGGGTAAATCATCATATGTTTCAGCCTCTTTTTTACCAAGTTGCGTGTGGGAGGATTGAGCCTTCCAATATTTCCTTCCCGTTCAGAAAAATTTTCCAGCGTTCCAGAAATACGCAGTTTCGTCTCACAGAAGTGAAAGAAATTGATACTGTGAACAACAAAGTTATTACCGATGAAGCAGAATTTACCTATGATAAACTGGTCATTGCTACGGGTTGCAAAACGAATTTTTTCGGTAATAAAGATCTTGCCGGCAGAGCTTTCGGAATGAAAAATACACAGGAGGCGATAAGTATCAGAAATCATGTTTTGATGACTTTTGAAAAATTGATCATTGAGAAAAGCCGGAGTGACGACGGAAACTGGAATATCGTAATTGTAGGAAGCGGACCGACCGGAGTAGAACTAGCCGGAGCTTTCTCTGAAATGAAAAAAGAAATTCTTCCAAGAGATTATCCTTACATGAATTTTGATCATCTTCAGATTATTTTGATAAGTTCTACTGAGAAACCGCTTGCCGTGATGAGCCCTGAAGCTCAGCAAAAATCTGAAGAATATTTAAAAGATTTAGGAGTGAATTTTTTAAGTCAGGAATATGTTACAGATTATGATGGCGACAAAGTTTACATGAAAAGCGGAAAAACAATTCCTTCCAATAATGTAATCTGGGCAGCCGGAGTTACTGGAAATGTAGTAGATGGTTTTCCTGAAGAAAAATTATTGAAAAACAGATATATTACAGACAGATATAATAAAATAAAAGGCTACGACAATATTTTTGCAATCGGAGACATTGCTTATATGGAAACCCCAAAGTATCCGCAAGGCCATCCGCAGGTTGCGAACGTAGCGATTAATCAGGCAAAAAATTTAGGGAAAAATCTTTTAAAGAAATCAGCCAATGATTGGACTGAATTTGAATATGATGATAAAGGATCATTAGCAACCATAGGAAAACACAGGGCAGTTGTGGATTTACCGTTTATTAAATTCCAGGGATTTTTGGCCTGGTATTTTTGGATGTTTTTACACTTAATGCTAATTCTGAGTGTAAGAAATAAGCTTGCTGTATTTTTTAACTGGATGTGGAGCTATTTTAATAAAGATTCTTCTTTAAGATTAATAATTTTGCCAAATAAGAAAAACGGGACATTACAATGA
- the dusB gene encoding tRNA dihydrouridine synthase DusB, giving the protein MIKIGNIELPEFPLLLAPMEDVSDPPFRRLCKMHGADLMYSEFISSEGLIRDAMKSRKKLDIFDYERPVGIQIFGGDEEAMAMSARIVETVNPDLVDINFGCPVKKVVCKGAGAGVLKDIDLMVRLTKAVVSSTSLPVTVKTRLGWDSNSINIDEVAERLQETGIKALTIHARTRGQMYKGEADWEHISRIKQNPNIEIPIFGNGDIDSPEKALEYKQKYACDGIMIGRAAIGYPWIFNEIKHFFRTGEHLPAPKIEDRLLAVRQHAEWSAEWKGEKLGLIEMRQHYSNYFRGVPHFKDFRKKFLEVFTLEEMDALIKETQEFYSEYLAQQA; this is encoded by the coding sequence ATGATAAAAATAGGCAACATAGAACTGCCGGAATTTCCACTTTTGCTGGCTCCGATGGAAGATGTAAGTGATCCTCCGTTCAGAAGGCTATGCAAAATGCACGGTGCAGATTTGATGTATTCGGAATTTATCTCTTCTGAGGGGCTAATTCGTGATGCTATGAAAAGTCGGAAAAAATTAGATATTTTCGATTATGAAAGACCTGTGGGAATTCAGATTTTTGGTGGAGATGAAGAGGCAATGGCAATGTCTGCAAGAATTGTGGAGACTGTAAACCCGGATCTGGTGGATATTAATTTTGGTTGTCCTGTAAAAAAAGTTGTCTGCAAAGGAGCTGGAGCCGGAGTTTTGAAAGATATCGATTTAATGGTTCGTCTTACAAAAGCTGTTGTAAGCTCTACAAGCCTTCCTGTAACAGTGAAAACCCGTTTAGGCTGGGACAGTAATTCTATCAATATTGATGAAGTTGCAGAACGTCTTCAGGAAACAGGTATTAAAGCATTAACAATCCATGCCAGAACCCGTGGCCAAATGTACAAGGGGGAAGCGGATTGGGAGCATATTTCAAGAATTAAACAAAATCCTAATATTGAAATTCCTATTTTTGGAAACGGTGATATTGATTCTCCTGAAAAAGCGCTGGAATACAAACAAAAATATGCATGCGACGGAATTATGATCGGTCGTGCAGCAATTGGATATCCCTGGATTTTTAATGAAATAAAACATTTCTTTAGAACCGGAGAGCATTTACCTGCTCCAAAAATTGAAGACAGATTATTGGCTGTTCGTCAACACGCAGAATGGAGCGCAGAATGGAAAGGTGAAAAATTAGGACTAATCGAAATGAGACAGCATTACAGCAATTATTTCCGTGGAGTTCCGCATTTTAAGGATTTTAGAAAGAAATTCTTAGAAGTATTTACTTTAGAGGAAATGGATGCTTTAATTAAAGAAACTCAGGAATTTTATTCAGAATATTTAGCACAACAGGCATAA
- the deoC gene encoding deoxyribose-phosphate aldolase, producing the protein MNIAQYLDSTYLKTPAQSGLSSEETLQKDIELTQEAIENGIFAVMIRPDYVSEIKKYIQENNSNVVVGTVIGFHEGTDSIDAKLEEATKAIADGADELDFVINYNAYLKGNLSLVKEEFVKCTQLCLQHHKIAKWIIEIAALTKNQIADLTKNISNWAEENFSENDLSKIFVKSSTGFYETTDRKPNGATFEGIKIMLDNAGKLSVKAAGGVRTPEDAEKMINLGVKRIGTSSALGLIKNQSASEEY; encoded by the coding sequence ATGAATATTGCTCAATATTTAGATTCAACATATTTGAAAACGCCTGCACAGTCGGGGCTTTCATCCGAAGAAACTTTGCAGAAAGATATAGAACTTACTCAGGAAGCGATTGAAAACGGAATTTTTGCAGTGATGATCCGACCGGATTATGTATCTGAAATTAAAAAATATATACAGGAAAATAATTCGAATGTTGTGGTAGGGACTGTAATTGGATTTCATGAAGGAACGGATTCCATCGATGCAAAACTTGAAGAAGCAACAAAAGCAATTGCTGACGGAGCAGATGAACTGGATTTTGTTATTAATTACAATGCTTATTTAAAAGGAAATTTATCTTTAGTAAAAGAAGAATTTGTAAAATGTACACAGTTGTGTCTACAGCATCATAAAATTGCAAAATGGATTATCGAAATTGCAGCTTTAACTAAAAATCAAATCGCAGATCTTACTAAAAATATTTCCAATTGGGCAGAAGAAAATTTCTCTGAAAATGACTTATCAAAGATTTTTGTTAAGTCTTCAACCGGCTTTTATGAAACTACCGATAGAAAACCTAATGGAGCAACATTCGAAGGAATAAAAATCATGCTTGATAATGCCGGAAAACTCTCTGTGAAAGCTGCAGGAGGCGTCAGAACTCCGGAAGATGCCGAAAAAATGATTAATTTGGGAGTAAAAAGAATTGGAACGTCTTCAGCATTAGGTTTAATTAAAAATCAATCTGCTTCGGAAGAATATTAA
- a CDS encoding T9SS type A sorting domain-containing protein, whose protein sequence is MKKIYFLSSLAFATLAFAQTTLLSENFGTTTSLPTGWTSTNISAGWNASTASVSSGYVGVSGGSNAVFSGTGTNGVTHTLSYSNLSTLGYNTITIIWGGRGTSAFAQNVDFQWSIDGTNWNNVTYTYSKNSGSWALVNGGVAIQLPVQAENTSTLSLRWSSVTSNLGNYRIDDVKVIGIANGSLATNETKSNKNTFVKNTFVKSNEITFGTQVKDVKVYNMFGQVVKTASVKENESLNVAELQKGNYIVTGIVNNQPVSQKILKD, encoded by the coding sequence ATGAAAAAAATTTATTTCTTAAGCTCACTAGCTTTTGCTACTCTTGCATTTGCACAAACTACACTTTTGTCAGAAAATTTTGGTACTACAACTTCATTACCAACAGGTTGGACGAGTACAAACATCTCAGCTGGATGGAATGCTAGTACAGCTTCTGTTTCAAGCGGATATGTTGGAGTATCAGGAGGAAGTAACGCTGTATTTTCAGGAACGGGTACAAATGGTGTAACACATACTTTGAGTTACTCCAATTTATCAACTTTGGGTTATAATACAATAACTATTATTTGGGGAGGACGAGGAACATCGGCGTTTGCTCAGAATGTTGATTTTCAGTGGAGTATCGATGGAACTAACTGGAATAATGTTACTTACACATATAGTAAAAACAGTGGAAGTTGGGCACTTGTAAATGGTGGTGTTGCTATTCAGCTTCCTGTACAAGCGGAAAATACTTCAACTTTAAGTCTGAGATGGTCTTCTGTAACAAGCAATTTAGGAAATTACAGAATTGATGATGTAAAAGTTATAGGTATTGCTAATGGCTCACTTGCTACAAATGAAACTAAATCAAATAAAAATACATTTGTAAAAAATACTTTCGTAAAATCTAACGAAATCACTTTCGGGACTCAAGTAAAAGATGTGAAAGTTTACAATATGTTCGGACAGGTTGTAAAAACAGCTTCTGTAAAAGAAAATGAATCTCTTAACGTTGCTGAATTACAAAAAGGAAACTATATCGTAACAGGTATAGTAAACAACCAACCGGTTTCTCAGAAAATTCTGAAAGACTAA
- the trmD gene encoding tRNA (guanosine(37)-N1)-methyltransferase TrmD, with protein sequence MRIDIISVLPELMESPFQTSILKRAMDKGLAEVHFHHLRDWAINKHRQIDDEPYGGGAGMVMMIEPLDKCISELKSQREYDEVIYLTPDGETLNQKIANTLSIKNNLIFLCGHYKGIDQRLRDLHITKEISIGDYVLTGGELAACVLADSIIRLIPGVLNDEQSALTDSFQDDLLSPPIYTRPEVYKGLQVPKILLSGNFAKIEEWRHDEAVRITREKRPDLL encoded by the coding sequence ATGAGAATTGATATTATAAGCGTACTTCCTGAGTTGATGGAAAGTCCATTTCAGACATCTATTCTGAAAAGAGCAATGGATAAAGGGTTGGCAGAAGTACATTTTCACCATTTGAGAGATTGGGCAATCAACAAACACCGTCAGATCGACGACGAACCTTATGGAGGAGGAGCAGGAATGGTGATGATGATTGAGCCGTTAGATAAATGTATTTCTGAACTGAAATCTCAGAGAGAATACGATGAAGTGATTTATCTGACACCGGATGGTGAGACTTTAAACCAAAAAATAGCAAATACACTTTCTATTAAAAATAATCTGATCTTTTTGTGCGGTCATTATAAAGGCATCGACCAACGGTTGAGAGATCTTCATATTACAAAAGAAATTTCTATCGGGGATTATGTTCTTACAGGTGGGGAATTGGCAGCTTGTGTTTTAGCAGATTCTATTATCCGTTTGATTCCGGGAGTTTTGAACGATGAGCAAAGTGCTTTGACAGATAGTTTTCAGGATGATCTGTTGTCGCCGCCGATTTATACAAGACCTGAAGTTTACAAAGGATTGCAGGTTCCAAAAATTCTTTTAAGCGGAAATTTTGCTAAAATTGAAGAATGGCGTCACGATGAAGCCGTAAGAATTACCAGAGAAAAACGTCCTGATCTGTTGTGA
- a CDS encoding 8-amino-7-oxononanoate synthase, translating to MSYNLTIYNAVSALPENWNTVIGNHNIMLSKEYFHVLETSKPQNMQCYFMGFFQDKTLIGGALFQYLDFIQHKNFQKNEVFCSIRNLAAKQFSKDVMILGNNMLTGQNGFYFDASKISLEQVIPLLDEAVCKMQHEIRRTSLIIYKDYQPNFVKYFKDEKHKAYFRFSVQPNMMLNLKENWMSFEDYSNDFSKKYRARAKTAKKKLEGIDKYELDLDIVKQYQSEMNFLYQNVAENAPFNTFFLPQDHFESMKENLKGKFKIFGYFLEKKLIGFYTLILNNDDIDTYFLGYHKECQKEKQIYLNMLFDMVEFGINHQFKRIIFGRTALEIKSTIGAEPTEIFGLIKHNNFIVNPFMKNIFPSLSPKTEWIQRKPFK from the coding sequence ATGTCATATAATTTAACAATATACAACGCAGTTTCCGCTTTGCCTGAAAACTGGAATACTGTCATCGGAAATCATAATATTATGCTTTCCAAAGAATATTTTCATGTCCTTGAAACTTCGAAACCCCAAAATATGCAATGCTATTTTATGGGATTTTTTCAGGATAAAACATTGATTGGCGGAGCTTTATTTCAATATTTAGATTTTATTCAGCATAAAAATTTTCAGAAAAACGAAGTTTTTTGCAGCATAAGAAACTTGGCTGCAAAACAGTTTAGTAAAGATGTGATGATTCTCGGAAATAATATGTTGACGGGTCAAAACGGATTTTATTTTGATGCTTCGAAGATTAGTTTGGAACAGGTAATTCCTCTTTTGGATGAAGCTGTTTGTAAAATGCAGCATGAAATACGGAGAACGTCTTTAATTATCTATAAAGATTATCAGCCGAATTTTGTGAAATATTTTAAGGATGAAAAGCATAAAGCTTATTTCAGGTTTTCTGTTCAGCCTAATATGATGTTGAATTTAAAGGAAAACTGGATGAGTTTTGAAGATTACAGTAATGATTTTTCTAAAAAATACAGAGCCCGAGCTAAAACTGCAAAAAAGAAGTTAGAAGGAATTGATAAATATGAATTGGATTTAGATATAGTAAAGCAATATCAGTCCGAAATGAATTTTTTATACCAGAATGTAGCTGAAAATGCGCCTTTCAATACGTTTTTTCTTCCCCAGGATCATTTTGAAAGCATGAAAGAAAATCTGAAAGGTAAATTTAAAATCTTTGGATATTTTTTAGAGAAAAAGCTAATTGGATTTTACACTTTGATTTTAAATAATGATGATATTGATACGTATTTTTTAGGCTACCACAAAGAATGTCAAAAAGAGAAACAGATTTACTTAAATATGCTTTTTGATATGGTAGAATTTGGAATTAATCATCAATTTAAAAGAATTATCTTCGGAAGAACAGCTTTGGAAATAAAATCTACCATTGGAGCAGAACCCACCGAAATTTTCGGATTGATAAAACATAATAATTTTATCGTTAATCCTTTCATGAAAAATATTTTCCCTTCACTTTCGCCAAAAACAGAATGGATACAGAGAAAACCGTTTAAATAA
- a CDS encoding glycoside hydrolase family 25 protein: protein MYSKKTSRKIHKNRRKNYFFRRKVVLAILIITLIGTGLYLKQSISYYYALYFNKFVHKKLHNNETETLRIQKILSNNLDKTYGFDISHYQNKEDIKWDSLTIGNKTIPLEFVVMRATMGNRNADKHFADFWEQAKKQNMIRGAYHFYRADEDPVIQANNFLENVKLESGDLPPILDIEKIPKRKTNKKLLEDLKVWCKIVEETYDEKPIIYTYYHYYKDFLKGEFDDYPLWLANYNDVPTPSPDSDWDFWQFTESGIVHGINTKVDLDIYNGSSWSLKRLTLD, encoded by the coding sequence ATGTACAGTAAAAAGACCTCCAGAAAGATCCATAAAAACCGTCGGAAGAATTATTTTTTCCGGCGAAAAGTAGTACTGGCAATTTTAATTATTACATTAATCGGAACGGGTCTATATTTGAAGCAATCAATAAGTTACTATTATGCGCTGTACTTTAATAAATTCGTACATAAAAAGCTGCACAATAACGAAACCGAAACGTTGAGAATCCAAAAAATTCTTTCCAATAATCTTGATAAAACCTACGGATTTGATATTTCTCATTATCAAAATAAAGAAGATATAAAATGGGACAGTTTAACCATCGGGAACAAAACTATCCCTCTGGAATTTGTTGTAATGCGGGCAACAATGGGAAACAGGAACGCCGACAAACATTTCGCTGATTTTTGGGAACAGGCAAAGAAGCAAAACATGATTCGTGGAGCTTATCATTTTTACAGAGCTGATGAAGATCCGGTAATTCAGGCGAATAATTTTCTGGAAAATGTAAAACTGGAAAGTGGAGATCTTCCTCCGATTTTAGATATTGAAAAAATCCCGAAACGTAAGACAAATAAAAAACTTCTTGAAGATCTAAAAGTCTGGTGCAAAATCGTAGAAGAAACTTATGACGAAAAACCTATCATTTACACATACTATCATTATTACAAAGACTTTTTAAAAGGTGAATTTGATGATTATCCGCTCTGGCTTGCCAATTACAACGATGTTCCTACTCCGTCCCCAGATTCTGACTGGGATTTTTGGCAGTTTACAGAAAGCGGAATCGTTCACGGAATTAACACGAAAGTTGATTTGGATATTTATAATGGCAGTTCGTGGTCTTTGAAGAGATTGACTTTGGATTGA
- a CDS encoding lamin tail domain-containing protein, with amino-acid sequence MRKIFTLVGFVSCILFNAQIAISEIYGGGGNPGATLKNDYIILKNVGSELASLNGATMQYASADGNFTQYHTLPNITLDPGQSYLIQEGASGGGTTDLPNPDFIVNEVLNFDGSQNSSVGLGIDVNSGKIALANNSVQIKDSKSTNVIDFISYGAISSSLSALSPTSTTAIRRVLGDNNTIDFVIAPANPINSKSGNIGISDVDPNYSKFNFIINSFVKEDNEIVFGGEVQNVKVYDEFGQVVMKSPTKAAYGLNLLELPKGKYTVTGTINNAPVSQKIVKE; translated from the coding sequence ATGAGAAAAATTTTTACTTTAGTCGGATTTGTTTCCTGTATATTGTTTAATGCTCAGATTGCTATCAGCGAAATATATGGTGGTGGAGGAAATCCAGGAGCAACATTAAAAAATGATTATATAATTTTAAAAAATGTAGGTTCCGAACTAGCTTCTTTGAACGGAGCGACGATGCAATATGCTTCTGCAGACGGAAATTTCACTCAATATCACACTCTCCCAAATATTACATTAGATCCGGGACAAAGTTATCTTATTCAGGAAGGAGCAAGTGGAGGAGGAACTACAGATCTTCCAAATCCAGATTTTATTGTTAATGAAGTTTTAAATTTTGATGGATCACAAAATTCTTCTGTTGGATTAGGAATTGATGTAAATTCAGGGAAAATAGCCTTAGCAAATAATAGTGTACAAATTAAAGATTCTAAAAGTACAAATGTTATTGACTTTATTAGTTATGGAGCAATATCAAGTTCGCTATCAGCACTTTCTCCAACAAGTACTACTGCAATCAGAAGAGTCTTAGGAGATAATAATACCATTGATTTTGTGATAGCTCCTGCAAATCCAATCAATTCAAAAAGTGGAAATATTGGCATTTCTGATGTTGATCCTAATTATTCAAAATTTAATTTTATCATTAATTCTTTTGTAAAAGAAGATAACGAGATCGTTTTCGGAGGTGAGGTTCAAAATGTAAAAGTTTATGACGAATTTGGGCAAGTAGTAATGAAATCTCCTACCAAGGCTGCATATGGGCTAAATCTTTTAGAACTGCCAAAAGGAAAATATACAGTTACCGGAACAAT
- a CDS encoding endonuclease/exonuclease/phosphatase family protein — protein sequence MELFSFYNVENLFLPDPKPKHILDPTKSGLRNWDERKYNDKLFKIAHVFQLMKEENGTLPFMIGLSEVSGRKVLEDLVELKPFNSEYGIVHYNSMDERKVDVALLYDKNKVEVIDSETITFFFEIISKNTGNYDTTRDVLYSKVKYKGQVINVFIAHLPSKREKDINKPKRDFILNEVRTRILNIVNEDKENVILCGDFNENPDDENLVKILYDDAHVKVLENPFQQLFSSRNYSTFHYKSGLLFDQIILSKSFFNNNNNNGLLFQNAEIFNSEKISSRDRNFEGRPFRTYAGTRYLGGYSDHFPVFVKFKD from the coding sequence ATGGAGCTATTTAGTTTTTACAACGTTGAAAATTTATTTCTGCCTGATCCCAAGCCAAAACATATATTAGACCCTACAAAGTCGGGACTGAGAAATTGGGATGAAAGAAAATATAACGATAAGCTCTTTAAAATAGCGCACGTTTTTCAGCTAATGAAGGAGGAGAATGGCACATTGCCCTTTATGATTGGTCTTTCTGAGGTTTCCGGGAGGAAAGTTTTGGAAGATCTTGTAGAGCTTAAACCCTTTAATTCGGAATACGGGATTGTACATTACAATTCTATGGATGAAAGAAAGGTAGATGTTGCTTTATTATATGATAAAAATAAAGTTGAAGTAATAGACTCAGAAACTATTACATTCTTCTTTGAAATTATAAGTAAAAACACAGGAAATTACGACACAACGAGAGATGTACTTTATTCGAAAGTAAAATATAAAGGACAGGTTATTAATGTTTTTATCGCTCATCTTCCCTCTAAACGCGAGAAAGATATTAATAAACCGAAAAGAGACTTTATATTGAACGAGGTCCGGACACGGATTCTGAATATTGTAAATGAAGATAAAGAAAATGTGATTTTGTGTGGTGATTTTAATGAAAACCCAGATGATGAAAACTTAGTAAAAATTCTCTATGACGATGCGCATGTAAAAGTGTTGGAAAACCCTTTTCAGCAGTTGTTTTCCTCAAGAAATTATTCTACTTTTCATTATAAATCCGGATTGCTGTTTGATCAGATTATATTGTCAAAATCTTTTTTCAATAATAATAATAATAATGGTCTTTTATTTCAGAATGCAGAGATATTCAATTCTGAAAAAATCAGTAGCCGAGACAGAAATTTTGAAGGCAGACCCTTCCGAACATATGCGGGTACCCGTTATTTAGGAGGTTATAGCGATCATTTTCCTGTTTTTGTTAAATTTAAAGATTAG